From Methanobacterium congolense, one genomic window encodes:
- a CDS encoding TatD family hydrolase produces the protein MIDTHCHVDFKEYNKNREDVMKRSREKLTGIINSGASLGGNRRTLNLLEDYPRFVNVSLGFHPVNASKADSNIIEQAFHEIEENIDKAVAIGESGLDFYEVQDEEGRRRQHKVFTSFIEMAVEYELPIVLHVRDAEKQALDIVKKHSSLPDVVFHCYGGDLETAQKIVEEGYYLSFSTILSFSDHHKELVEDLPLSSILTETDSPYLSPFKGQRNEPAFVEVVVKTLAQVKSVSVREVDRVTEKNVRKVFGI, from the coding sequence ATGATTGATACACACTGCCATGTTGATTTTAAGGAGTACAACAAAAACCGTGAAGACGTGATGAAAAGATCCAGGGAAAAATTAACTGGAATCATTAATTCAGGAGCAAGTTTAGGTGGAAACAGACGGACATTAAATCTATTAGAAGATTATCCAAGGTTTGTTAATGTGAGTCTTGGATTTCACCCTGTCAATGCGTCCAAGGCAGATTCAAATATAATAGAACAAGCCTTTCACGAAATAGAAGAGAACATAGATAAAGCCGTTGCTATAGGTGAAAGTGGTCTTGATTTCTATGAGGTGCAGGATGAAGAAGGAAGACGCAGACAGCACAAAGTATTCACCTCATTTATAGAAATGGCAGTTGAATACGAGTTGCCCATTGTACTCCATGTAAGGGATGCAGAAAAGCAGGCACTGGACATAGTGAAGAAACACTCATCACTTCCAGATGTTGTTTTTCACTGCTACGGCGGAGACCTTGAAACAGCCCAGAAAATAGTTGAAGAGGGTTACTATCTATCATTTTCAACCATACTCTCCTTCTCAGACCATCACAAGGAACTGGTGGAAGATCTGCCATTATCCAGTATCTTAACAGAAACAGACAGCCCCTACCTTTCACCATTTAAGGGTCAGAGAAATGAGCCGGCATTCGTTGAAGTGGTTGTTAAAACCCTTGCCCAGGTGAAGTCAGTTTCAGTACGTGAAGTTGATAGGGTGACAGAGAAAAATGTAAGGAAAGTGTTTGGTATTTAA
- a CDS encoding pantoate kinase, with product MKCSIFAPAHITGFFEIIENMDPVKKGSKGAGVALDKGVTTDMEIEDGSGVSVKINGKHDARNTSITYKTIDLIKKEFKLDEYFNNKRVVVKHELEVPLGAGFGTSAGCALGASMGIAKILNLPLTFNRAAAIAHLAEIEMQSGLGDVIAEVCGGITLRLKEGAPGVGSADKLILNGSEEDLFVISKTLGEIETSSIIGDPVYKAKINKTGRNLLSKLLENPDPCQFMKLSRRFSEETALMDPEVLELVEILEDETMGSSMAMLGKTAFAISKTPDTSVEGAIVSKIDSCGCRFV from the coding sequence ATGAAATGTTCCATTTTCGCCCCAGCCCACATAACCGGCTTTTTTGAAATAATAGAAAACATGGATCCAGTTAAAAAAGGATCGAAGGGTGCAGGTGTTGCACTTGATAAAGGTGTAACCACAGACATGGAAATAGAAGATGGAAGTGGAGTTTCTGTTAAAATAAATGGTAAACATGATGCTCGTAACACTTCAATAACGTACAAAACCATTGATCTCATAAAAAAAGAGTTTAAATTGGATGAATATTTTAACAATAAACGGGTAGTTGTTAAACATGAATTAGAAGTCCCTTTAGGTGCAGGATTCGGCACATCTGCTGGTTGTGCCCTTGGAGCTTCAATGGGAATCGCAAAGATACTCAACCTTCCATTAACCTTCAACAGAGCTGCAGCAATAGCCCACCTTGCAGAGATTGAAATGCAGAGTGGACTTGGAGATGTTATAGCAGAGGTATGTGGAGGAATTACGCTAAGACTTAAGGAGGGAGCTCCTGGAGTCGGATCCGCTGATAAACTGATACTGAATGGAAGTGAAGAAGACCTTTTTGTCATATCCAAGACCCTGGGGGAAATTGAAACTTCAAGCATAATAGGAGATCCAGTTTACAAGGCAAAAATAAACAAAACCGGAAGAAACCTGCTTTCAAAGCTTTTAGAAAATCCAGATCCATGCCAATTCATGAAACTCTCAAGAAGGTTCTCAGAGGAAACAGCACTCATGGATCCTGAAGTTCTGGAACTTGTTGAAATTCTTGAAGATGAAACGATGGGATCTTCGATGGCCATGCTTGGAAAAACTGCCTTTGCAATTTCTAAAACCCCTGATACAAGTGTTGAAGGTGCAATAGTTTCTAAGATAGATTCATGTGGTTGCAGGTTCGTTTAA
- a CDS encoding DUF5654 family protein, protein MKEEVKEVKGQVMQTIATLMTTAFGLIAALAWNETIKAFITQLFPKGSGLTGLLVYAVLVTILAVVATILIGKAIAKPAVQEVRIVE, encoded by the coding sequence ATGAAAGAAGAAGTGAAAGAAGTTAAGGGACAGGTAATGCAGACCATTGCAACCTTGATGACAACAGCCTTTGGATTAATAGCAGCACTAGCATGGAACGAAACCATCAAAGCATTTATAACCCAGTTGTTCCCAAAAGGGAGCGGATTAACTGGCCTGCTGGTTTACGCAGTTCTTGTTACTATACTTGCAGTTGTTGCAACCATATTAATTGGAAAGGCTATAGCAAAACCTGCAGTTCAGGAAGTTAGAATAGTGGAGTAA
- a CDS encoding DUF7839 domain-containing protein, with the protein MKVFKKKGELTRFQILAEIAKGEPHLRQKDIAEKLGITVQAVSENIKNLVDDGYVETGFGSAKYKITKRGIEKVKGEASNLRKYADNVLETMNAYKSVWPAIAREPMKAGDKIWLEMDKGTLYATKKETSAYAEVLNDAKEGEDVALIRHEGTIELELGTVTIIRLPTINQGGSRSCNLERVLEIYNTGFDKIGAMGTVSRAVADKLGIEIDFEFATPEATAAAAKRGLNVMVFAVGKMTKSITRRLDSEGITYVIKDVLNGEASED; encoded by the coding sequence ATGAAGGTCTTCAAGAAAAAAGGGGAATTAACAAGGTTTCAGATACTTGCAGAAATAGCGAAGGGAGAACCGCATCTTAGACAGAAGGATATAGCAGAAAAGCTTGGAATAACAGTTCAAGCTGTGTCTGAGAATATAAAAAATCTTGTGGATGATGGATACGTTGAAACAGGATTTGGCAGTGCTAAGTACAAGATCACGAAACGTGGTATTGAGAAGGTTAAGGGTGAAGCTTCAAACCTCCGGAAGTATGCAGACAATGTTCTTGAAACTATGAATGCATATAAATCTGTTTGGCCAGCAATAGCAAGGGAACCCATGAAAGCTGGCGATAAGATCTGGCTTGAAATGGACAAAGGTACACTCTACGCAACCAAGAAAGAAACCTCCGCATATGCTGAAGTATTGAACGATGCAAAAGAGGGTGAAGATGTGGCCCTCATCAGACACGAAGGTACCATTGAATTGGAACTTGGAACCGTAACCATAATTCGGCTTCCAACCATAAATCAAGGTGGATCAAGATCATGCAACCTTGAAAGGGTTCTTGAGATATACAATACTGGATTTGATAAGATCGGCGCAATGGGAACAGTTTCAAGGGCAGTTGCAGATAAGTTAGGAATTGAAATTGATTTTGAATTTGCAACACCTGAGGCAACGGCGGCTGCAGCAAAAAGAGGTCTTAACGTGATGGTTTTTGCAGTTGGAAAAATGACAAAGAGCATAACACGGAGACTCGATTCAGAAGGGATAACGTACGTGATAAAAGATGTTTTAAATGGGGAAGCATCTGAGGACTGA
- a CDS encoding carboxymuconolactone decarboxylase family protein, whose protein sequence is MTDENYEEGLKNIEKIHPNASKALMENLKDIAPDLGKFVIEFPYGQIYNRPGLDLKTREIATVAALTAMGNAKQQLKDHIHGALNVGCTREEIVEVIIQMVAYAGFPSAINGIKAAKEVFEELDEDK, encoded by the coding sequence ATGACTGATGAGAATTATGAAGAAGGATTAAAAAACATTGAAAAGATCCATCCAAATGCAAGTAAAGCCCTCATGGAAAATTTGAAGGACATAGCCCCAGATCTTGGAAAGTTTGTCATCGAATTTCCATACGGGCAGATATACAATCGTCCAGGGCTTGACCTGAAAACCCGGGAGATAGCAACTGTTGCTGCACTCACAGCAATGGGCAACGCCAAACAGCAGCTTAAAGATCATATCCATGGTGCACTCAATGTTGGCTGTACCCGGGAGGAGATCGTTGAGGTTATAATTCAGATGGTTGCGTATGCGGGTTTTCCTTCAGCAATAAATGGTATAAAAGCAGCAAAAGAAGTTTTTGAAGAATTAGATGAAGATAAATAA
- a CDS encoding RDD family protein: MEYFWGRRFVALIFDGIILTLMMWILSSMIYPLIVATSTFTVLNYWIVPTALLIIAYFTYMEGKNGTTLGKSVMNLQVKASNGEMTYKTAFVRNLSKILWVPLLLDMFLGYLFGDSNDRFLGQVSNTQVFKVEELDTSQENAEESAS, encoded by the coding sequence ATGGAGTACTTCTGGGGAAGACGTTTCGTAGCTTTAATATTTGATGGAATAATTTTAACACTTATGATGTGGATATTAAGTTCCATGATATATCCTTTGATAGTGGCAACCAGCACATTTACAGTTTTAAACTACTGGATTGTGCCAACTGCTCTGCTCATAATAGCCTATTTCACATATATGGAAGGTAAAAATGGGACTACATTGGGTAAATCTGTAATGAATCTTCAAGTAAAGGCCTCTAATGGGGAAATGACTTATAAAACTGCCTTTGTTAGAAATTTATCCAAGATCCTTTGGGTTCCTTTGCTCCTTGATATGTTCCTTGGATACCTCTTTGGGGATTCCAATGACAGGTTTCTGGGTCAGGTTTCAAATACACAGGTTTTTAAGGTTGAAGAATTGGACACATCCCAGGAAAATGCTGAAGAATCAGCATCATAA
- the hemL gene encoding glutamate-1-semialdehyde 2,1-aminomutase produces MISEDLFNEAKKFLPGGVNSPVRAYKPYPFFAERAEGSRIYDVDGNSYIDYCLAYGPLVLGHADQSIIGAVSKQLENGTAYGVPTENEIKLAKQVVRRVPCADMVRFMNSGTEATMSAIRLARAATGRKKIVKFEGSYHGAHDYVLVKSGSGAAGLPDSPGVPEDTTKNTVLAPFNDEEAVAKLIESEKDEIAAIIVEPVMGNIGCIPPKKGYLEFLRKITAENNIILIFDEVITGFRIAEGGAQEYFGVTPDLVTFGKILGGGFPMGALAGKRELMEMIAPSGNVYQAGTFNGNPVSIKAGLAMLKQLDSSFYTTMNSKGQKLRKGLEDVLENNGLNFHVAGLSSMFQIYFKEGDVLDYKDAKSADTQGFTAYFHKLLEGGIFLPPSQFECCFLSRAHSDEDLQITLENVDEALKVVKK; encoded by the coding sequence ATGATTTCAGAGGATTTGTTCAATGAAGCTAAAAAATTCCTTCCAGGAGGAGTGAATTCTCCAGTCAGGGCCTACAAACCCTATCCCTTCTTTGCAGAGCGGGCAGAAGGATCCAGGATCTACGATGTTGATGGAAACAGTTACATAGATTACTGCCTTGCCTACGGACCCCTGGTTCTCGGCCACGCAGACCAAAGCATCATAGGAGCGGTTTCAAAACAGCTTGAAAATGGAACTGCCTATGGAGTACCAACGGAAAATGAGATAAAACTTGCAAAACAGGTTGTAAGAAGAGTGCCATGTGCAGACATGGTCAGATTCATGAATTCAGGTACTGAAGCAACAATGAGTGCCATAAGACTTGCAAGGGCAGCTACAGGTAGAAAAAAGATAGTGAAATTTGAAGGATCCTACCACGGGGCCCATGACTACGTACTTGTAAAATCAGGTTCCGGTGCAGCGGGACTTCCAGATTCGCCAGGAGTTCCAGAGGACACAACAAAAAACACAGTTCTTGCACCCTTCAACGATGAAGAAGCAGTTGCAAAGTTGATTGAATCTGAGAAGGATGAAATAGCTGCAATAATAGTCGAACCTGTAATGGGAAACATTGGATGCATACCTCCAAAGAAGGGTTACCTGGAATTTTTACGGAAAATAACTGCTGAAAATAATATAATACTCATATTTGATGAGGTTATAACTGGTTTCAGAATAGCTGAAGGTGGTGCTCAGGAGTACTTTGGAGTGACACCGGATCTCGTGACCTTTGGAAAGATACTTGGGGGAGGATTCCCAATGGGGGCACTTGCAGGTAAAAGGGAGCTGATGGAAATGATAGCCCCATCAGGAAATGTTTATCAAGCAGGAACCTTCAATGGAAACCCTGTTTCCATAAAAGCAGGGCTGGCAATGTTAAAACAGCTCGACAGCAGCTTTTACACCACAATGAACTCCAAAGGTCAGAAACTAAGGAAAGGACTTGAGGATGTACTTGAAAACAACGGTCTGAACTTCCACGTTGCAGGTTTAAGCTCCATGTTCCAGATATACTTCAAAGAGGGTGATGTTCTGGATTATAAGGATGCAAAATCTGCAGATACGCAGGGCTTTACAGCTTACTTCCACAAGCTCCTTGAGGGGGGCATTTTCCTACCACCATCACAGTTCGAGTGCTGTTTTTTATCTAGGGCACACAGTGATGAAGACCTTCAAATAACGCTGGAAAATGTGGATGAAGCATTGAAAGTTGTTAAAAAGTAG
- the uppS gene encoding polyprenyl diphosphate synthase, with protein MSVLKPLYSLYEWYIARNLKQENMPKHIAIIMDGNRRFSKIQGNMRTIDAHKKGVSTLERVLDWCVDLGIEIVTVYAFSIENFKRPEDEVEGLMKLFKENFEGIAKNEKIHKNKVRIRAVGKLELLPEDVREAIQKAEDSTASYDERIVNIAIGYDGRLEIVDAIKKIIKDVEEGKLDPNCVDEKIVNSKLYTAGLDDPNLIIRTSGEERLSGFLLWQSSYSELYFCDSLWPELRKVDFLRALRSYQQRERRFGV; from the coding sequence ATGTCTGTTTTAAAACCACTTTACAGTCTGTACGAATGGTACATCGCACGAAATCTAAAACAGGAGAACATGCCTAAGCATATTGCCATAATAATGGATGGAAACAGGCGGTTTTCAAAGATTCAGGGAAATATGAGGACCATCGATGCTCATAAGAAGGGTGTAAGCACACTGGAAAGGGTTCTGGATTGGTGTGTTGACTTGGGAATAGAGATCGTAACTGTTTATGCCTTCTCAATTGAAAACTTCAAAAGACCAGAGGATGAGGTTGAAGGTTTAATGAAACTTTTCAAGGAAAATTTTGAGGGAATAGCTAAAAACGAGAAAATACATAAGAATAAGGTCCGAATAAGGGCTGTTGGCAAACTCGAACTTCTTCCAGAGGATGTGAGGGAAGCAATACAGAAAGCTGAAGATTCAACAGCATCCTATGATGAGAGGATTGTTAACATTGCAATAGGTTACGATGGACGTCTGGAAATAGTTGATGCCATTAAGAAGATAATAAAAGATGTTGAAGAAGGAAAACTCGATCCAAATTGTGTGGATGAGAAGATTGTCAACTCAAAACTTTACACTGCAGGTTTAGATGATCCAAACCTCATAATACGAACCAGTGGAGAAGAAAGGTTGAGTGGATTCCTTTTATGGCAATCCTCATACTCTGAACTTTATTTCTGCGATAGTTTATGGCCAGAACTCAGAAAAGTTGATTTTTTAAGGGCTTTGAGGTCATACCAACAGAGGGAAAGGCGTTTTGGAGTCTGA
- a CDS encoding 2,5-diamino-6-(ribosylamino)-4(3H)-pyrimidinone 5'-phosphate reductase translates to MRPYVILNSAMTLDGKIATKTGSSEISGPEDLIRVHKIRKEVDAIMVGINTVLADDPRLTVHKIPSVPSDNPLRVVVDSRARTPLEFRILNTDAPTLIAVSESADPQKVEALKKKVDVVSCGDKRVDLQCLMAELHGRGVKTLMLEGGSTLNYSMLSQGLVDEVRVCIAPMIAGGRDSKTLVDGEGIGHMKDAFKMEFKKSYSLGKDMVVEYHVVHE, encoded by the coding sequence TTGAGACCTTACGTGATACTAAATTCTGCAATGACACTTGACGGTAAAATAGCAACAAAAACTGGCAGTTCTGAAATTTCAGGTCCTGAAGACCTTATCAGGGTTCACAAGATTCGGAAGGAAGTGGATGCAATAATGGTGGGAATAAACACAGTTCTTGCAGATGATCCACGCTTAACTGTGCATAAAATACCCTCAGTACCATCAGATAACCCTTTAAGGGTGGTTGTTGACAGCAGAGCAAGAACACCCCTTGAATTCAGAATTTTGAACACTGATGCACCAACATTGATTGCAGTTTCAGAATCTGCAGACCCTCAGAAGGTTGAAGCACTTAAAAAAAAGGTTGATGTTGTATCCTGTGGTGATAAACGTGTTGATCTTCAATGTCTCATGGCAGAGCTTCATGGGAGGGGTGTAAAGACCTTGATGCTTGAGGGGGGTTCAACCCTTAATTATTCCATGCTCAGCCAGGGACTTGTGGATGAAGTTAGGGTATGCATAGCTCCAATGATAGCTGGAGGTAGGGATTCAAAGACACTGGTTGATGGTGAAGGTATTGGCCACATGAAGGATGCATTTAAGATGGAATTTAAAAAGAGTTACAGTTTGGGGAAGGATATGGTGGTGGAGTACCATGTTGTCCATGAATAA
- the mtxX gene encoding methanogenesis marker protein Mmp4/MtxX — MKVVAGLGQNRAVAEAAREVDFDVILTESEDELVQMLLNGEVDAAIRGSLSASKILALLRRKYPQLSRASFLEIKGHKFLLTPVGIDEGEGVEEKVHLIESGVKFLEDIHIKPKVAVLSGGRAQDKDRSQKIHDSIKEGEIVTAITRDKYPVKHYFILIEDAVADDANLILAPDGISGNLIFRSLVLVGGVKSHGAVTLGTEEILIDTSRSQKKEGYVRALKFAAYLARMKKLKNEG, encoded by the coding sequence ATGAAAGTTGTTGCAGGTCTCGGTCAAAACAGAGCTGTTGCTGAAGCAGCCCGTGAAGTGGATTTTGATGTTATTTTAACAGAATCTGAAGATGAACTCGTCCAAATGCTGTTGAATGGTGAAGTCGATGCTGCAATACGAGGATCTCTCAGCGCATCCAAGATCCTAGCCCTACTACGAAGAAAATATCCCCAACTTTCAAGGGCCTCTTTTTTGGAGATCAAAGGCCATAAATTCCTTTTAACCCCTGTTGGAATTGATGAAGGGGAAGGGGTAGAGGAGAAGGTTCATCTCATTGAGTCAGGTGTGAAATTTCTTGAGGATATCCATATAAAACCCAAAGTAGCAGTTCTATCTGGTGGAAGAGCCCAGGATAAAGACAGAAGCCAGAAGATCCATGATTCAATCAAGGAAGGAGAGATTGTAACTGCAATCACAAGGGATAAATATCCAGTTAAACACTACTTCATATTGATAGAGGATGCAGTTGCAGATGATGCAAATTTGATACTTGCTCCAGATGGAATATCCGGCAACCTAATATTCAGAAGTCTTGTTTTAGTTGGAGGAGTGAAAAGTCACGGCGCTGTGACCCTTGGAACAGAAGAAATACTCATTGATACCTCCAGATCACAAAAAAAAGAAGGATATGTACGAGCATTGAAATTTGCAGCGTACCTTGCCCGGATGAAAAAGCTTAAAAACGAGGGATAA
- the hypE gene encoding hydrogenase expression/formation protein HypE, translating into MKISMSHGAGGEVMQGLISDIILGNLNNKQVNGGVGLDSLDDGATIPLGDYEIVVSTDSHTVNPIFFPGGDIGKISIAGTVNDVSMMGAKPLAITNAMVVSEGFSGEDFERIIKSMDEVCREVGVSIVTGDTKVMENDKLDSIIISTTGIGIAKRGQITRDSNLEVGNKIILTGSVGDHGISLMSYREGFGFETDLKSDVAPVWSMVEAALEVGGVKAMKDPTRGGIANALNELAEKSGVGMLLDEEKIPIKKEVHAASEMLGIDPYEVANEGKVIMGVEADKAEEILQAVRKTKYGKDAQIIGEVTNDKHVILETALGGKRILEAPIADPVPRVC; encoded by the coding sequence ATGAAAATCAGCATGTCACATGGAGCAGGTGGAGAGGTCATGCAGGGCCTCATATCAGACATAATACTTGGAAATCTCAATAATAAACAGGTCAATGGTGGAGTTGGGCTTGATTCCCTTGATGATGGTGCAACCATACCTTTGGGGGACTATGAAATTGTTGTGAGTACAGACAGCCACACAGTAAATCCTATTTTCTTCCCTGGTGGAGATATCGGTAAAATATCCATAGCTGGAACTGTCAATGATGTATCTATGATGGGTGCAAAGCCCCTTGCAATAACTAATGCCATGGTGGTGAGTGAAGGATTCTCAGGGGAGGATTTTGAGCGGATAATAAAATCTATGGATGAAGTCTGCAGGGAAGTTGGAGTATCTATAGTAACCGGTGACACCAAAGTTATGGAGAACGACAAGCTGGACAGCATAATCATATCCACCACTGGAATAGGAATAGCCAAAAGGGGTCAGATCACACGGGACTCCAACCTTGAAGTTGGAAACAAGATCATACTAACCGGAAGTGTTGGAGACCATGGAATTTCTTTGATGTCTTACAGGGAAGGATTTGGATTTGAAACAGACTTGAAATCTGATGTTGCACCAGTATGGAGCATGGTTGAAGCTGCACTGGAAGTTGGAGGTGTTAAGGCAATGAAAGACCCGACAAGGGGTGGAATAGCCAATGCACTCAATGAACTGGCTGAAAAATCCGGCGTTGGAATGCTCCTTGATGAAGAGAAGATACCAATCAAAAAAGAGGTTCATGCTGCATCTGAAATGCTTGGAATAGACCCTTACGAGGTTGCAAATGAGGGCAAAGTCATAATGGGTGTTGAAGCAGACAAAGCAGAGGAGATACTTCAGGCTGTGCGCAAAACCAAGTATGGAAAAGATGCCCAGATAATTGGTGAGGTCACAAACGACAAGCACGTAATTCTCGAAACAGCCTTAGGTGGTAAGAGGATACTTGAAGCTCCGATAGCTGACCCGGTTCCAAGGGTTTGCTAA
- a CDS encoding histidinol phosphate phosphatase domain-containing protein, with protein MDKRIDLHTHSIFSDGELLPSEIARRASVLNHKAVAITDHVDASNIDCVGRIIDAVLDIRENWDIEIIPGAEITHAPAEIIEKLANHARDLGAEIVVVHGETIVEPVIEGTNWNAVNCPEVDILAHPGLITIEEAEIAKENDIALELSARRGHCLGNGHVASVAMDVGAKLVVDTDTHAPEDLISYDMAYKIALGAGLPEKEIEKALNDNPQAILKSKGIL; from the coding sequence ATAGACAAGAGAATCGATCTCCATACACACAGTATATTCAGTGATGGTGAACTTTTACCATCAGAGATAGCAAGAAGGGCAAGTGTACTGAACCACAAAGCTGTCGCAATAACTGATCATGTTGATGCCTCTAACATAGACTGTGTTGGACGAATTATAGATGCTGTTTTGGATATAAGAGAAAACTGGGACATAGAAATCATTCCAGGAGCTGAAATAACCCATGCTCCAGCTGAAATCATTGAAAAACTCGCAAATCATGCCCGTGACCTCGGAGCAGAGATCGTTGTTGTTCACGGTGAAACCATAGTTGAACCTGTGATTGAGGGCACCAACTGGAATGCAGTTAACTGTCCTGAAGTTGATATTTTAGCCCATCCAGGACTTATAACAATTGAAGAAGCTGAAATTGCCAAAGAGAATGACATAGCCCTTGAGTTAAGTGCCCGGAGAGGTCATTGCCTTGGAAATGGACACGTTGCAAGTGTTGCAATGGATGTTGGAGCCAAACTCGTTGTGGACACGGATACACATGCTCCAGAAGACCTTATATCCTATGATATGGCATATAAAATAGCTTTAGGTGCAGGGTTACCTGAAAAAGAGATTGAAAAAGCTTTGAATGATAATCCTCAAGCTATACTTAAGAGTAAGGGAATACTCTAA
- a CDS encoding cobalt-precorrin-8 methylmutase, with protein sequence MFMGASTKQGYDIAEKSRKIVKSLIDDKTAHLTPEERAIVERMVHSTADPEYADITRISDDFVHESLKSIRNGGDILTDINMVKVGINRYHGNVNCYIKDERAVKIAKESGITRAAAAMRVAALEGFEGIVAIGNAPTALLEVLDLVQRGEMNVKSVIGVPVGFVGAAESKKALQETEIPYLATEGPKGGTPVAVAAVNALINLDMGKV encoded by the coding sequence ATGTTCATGGGTGCATCAACAAAGCAGGGCTATGATATAGCAGAAAAAAGTAGGAAAATAGTAAAATCACTTATAGATGATAAAACAGCTCATCTCACTCCTGAGGAAAGGGCAATTGTTGAGAGGATGGTTCATTCAACAGCAGACCCTGAATATGCAGATATAACCCGGATAAGTGACGATTTTGTCCACGAAAGTTTGAAATCCATTCGTAATGGTGGTGATATTCTCACGGACATAAACATGGTTAAGGTGGGAATAAACAGGTACCATGGCAATGTGAACTGCTACATAAAAGATGAAAGAGCAGTTAAAATTGCGAAAGAATCTGGAATAACCCGTGCAGCAGCTGCAATGAGGGTTGCAGCACTTGAAGGATTTGAAGGCATTGTTGCAATAGGAAACGCCCCAACAGCCCTTTTAGAAGTTTTAGACCTTGTTCAGAGGGGTGAGATGAATGTAAAATCAGTTATTGGAGTTCCAGTAGGGTTCGTCGGTGCTGCAGAATCTAAAAAAGCACTTCAGGAAACAGAAATACCTTACTTAGCAACAGAAGGTCCTAAAGGAGGCACGCCTGTTGCAGTAGCTGCAGTAAATGCCCTTATTAATCTTGATATGGGTAAAGTGTGA